A single region of the uncultured Draconibacterium sp. genome encodes:
- a CDS encoding nucleotide exchange factor GrpE has protein sequence MAEEKVNKETEEEKDIVDQVEDAATEKEEKADEKKDKKKKSKKDKNEEQLEELGEKLQELQDKHLRLQAEFDNFRRRTMKEKADLIKTGGESVIVNILPVIDDFERALDSMKHLEDEDAGKHGTALIYKKFQEFLKQNNVKEIEAQHADFDVDLHEAITKIPAPSEELKGKVVDVIQKGYCLNEKVIRFAKVVIGE, from the coding sequence ATGGCAGAAGAAAAAGTAAACAAGGAAACAGAAGAAGAAAAAGATATCGTGGATCAGGTTGAAGATGCTGCTACCGAAAAGGAAGAAAAAGCGGACGAGAAAAAAGACAAAAAGAAAAAATCAAAAAAAGATAAAAACGAAGAACAGCTGGAAGAATTGGGCGAAAAGCTTCAGGAACTTCAGGACAAACACCTGCGTTTGCAAGCTGAGTTTGACAACTTCAGAAGAAGAACGATGAAAGAAAAAGCCGACCTGATTAAAACGGGCGGCGAATCGGTTATCGTTAATATTCTTCCGGTTATCGACGATTTTGAGCGTGCGCTTGATTCGATGAAACACCTTGAGGATGAAGATGCAGGAAAACACGGCACAGCACTGATTTACAAGAAATTTCAGGAGTTCCTGAAACAAAACAACGTAAAAGAAATTGAAGCTCAACATGCTGATTTTGATGTTGACCTGCATGAAGCCATTACTAAAATTCCGGCACCAAGCGAGGAATTAAAAGGCAAAGTAGTTGATGTAATTCAAAAAGGTTATTGCTTAAACGAAAAGGTAATCCGGTTTGCCAAAGTTGTAATCGGAGAATAA
- the dnaJ gene encoding molecular chaperone DnaJ produces the protein MAKRDYYEVLGVGKSASAEEIKKAYRKKAIQYHPDKNPDNKEAEEKFKEAAEAYEVLSNPEKKQRYDQFGHAGMSGAAGGGGFSGGGFSDIEDIFSAFGDIFGGHFGGFGGFSGGGGRSRGGRRVSRGSDLRVKVKLNLQEIVNGVEKKIKVKKYVACQHCSGTGAKNGSSYSTCGTCGGAGQVTRVQNTLLGQMQTTSACPTCQGEGKMITDKCNHCAGEGVVREDDVINIKIPAGVGEGMQLNVSGKGNTGRRGGINGDLLVVITEADDQELVRDGNNLIYNLFLSFPEITLGTTSEIPTVEGKVKVKIEPGTQPEKILRLRGKGIPDVNGYGRGDLLVRVHVWIPKKLSNEEKRALEKLQDSPGFQGGPSAQERSFFQKMKDMFE, from the coding sequence ATGGCAAAAAGAGATTATTACGAAGTATTAGGAGTTGGCAAAAGTGCTTCTGCTGAGGAGATAAAAAAAGCTTATCGAAAAAAGGCAATCCAATATCACCCGGATAAAAACCCGGATAACAAGGAAGCTGAAGAGAAGTTTAAAGAAGCAGCTGAAGCCTACGAAGTACTTAGCAATCCGGAGAAAAAACAACGTTACGACCAGTTCGGTCATGCCGGAATGAGCGGCGCTGCCGGTGGTGGCGGATTTAGCGGAGGCGGTTTCTCTGACATTGAAGATATCTTCTCGGCTTTTGGCGACATTTTTGGCGGACATTTTGGCGGATTCGGTGGTTTTAGCGGCGGCGGTGGTCGAAGCAGAGGCGGCCGAAGAGTGAGCCGTGGTTCCGATTTGCGTGTAAAAGTAAAGCTGAACCTCCAGGAAATTGTTAACGGCGTTGAGAAAAAGATAAAAGTTAAAAAATACGTTGCCTGTCAGCATTGTAGCGGAACCGGAGCTAAAAACGGCTCGTCGTACTCTACTTGCGGAACTTGTGGTGGCGCCGGCCAGGTAACACGTGTTCAGAATACTTTGCTCGGACAAATGCAAACCACTTCGGCCTGTCCAACTTGTCAGGGCGAAGGAAAAATGATTACCGACAAATGTAATCACTGTGCCGGCGAAGGCGTTGTTCGCGAAGATGACGTAATCAACATCAAAATTCCGGCAGGTGTTGGCGAAGGTATGCAGCTTAATGTTTCGGGTAAAGGAAACACCGGACGACGTGGCGGCATAAACGGCGATTTGTTAGTGGTTATTACCGAAGCCGACGACCAGGAATTGGTTCGCGATGGAAATAACCTAATCTACAACCTGTTCTTGTCGTTCCCGGAAATTACACTGGGTACCACGTCCGAAATTCCTACGGTTGAAGGCAAAGTAAAAGTAAAAATTGAGCCCGGTACTCAACCCGAAAAAATACTTCGTCTGCGCGGGAAAGGTATTCCTGATGTAAACGGTTACGGACGCGGCGATTTGTTGGTTCGTGTGCATGTTTGGATTCCGAAGAAACTGAGCAACGAAGAAAAACGTGCGCTGGAGAAACTTCAGGATTCGCCCGGGTTTCAGGGTGGACCTTCAGCACAGGAAAGATCATTCTTTCAGAAAATGAAAGACATGTTTGAATAA
- a CDS encoding Crp/Fnr family transcriptional regulator, translating to MDDFYTRYNFLEPELQEEILQVAVRKKFAQHETLIREGQFISSFPMVLKGLIRVSRTSEAGNELLLYYLQADEVCAMSLTCCMARQISEVNAIAEVDTEVLMIPVEMLDAWTSKYPLWKQYVMQTFQNRFRELINTLDAVAFLKLDERLVKFFIDRHKKSGVHTYSGTHQDLALQLNSSREVISRLLKKLEKNGKVSLSRNFIDFSGLL from the coding sequence ATGGATGATTTTTATACAAGATACAATTTTCTCGAACCTGAACTGCAGGAAGAAATTCTGCAAGTTGCCGTAAGAAAAAAGTTTGCACAACACGAAACACTAATTCGCGAAGGTCAGTTTATTTCAAGCTTTCCGATGGTGCTGAAAGGACTGATACGGGTTTCGCGCACCAGCGAGGCCGGCAACGAGTTGCTGCTTTATTACCTGCAGGCCGACGAAGTTTGTGCCATGTCGTTAACCTGTTGTATGGCCCGCCAAATTAGCGAAGTAAATGCCATTGCCGAAGTGGATACCGAGGTGTTAATGATTCCGGTTGAAATGCTGGATGCCTGGACAAGCAAATATCCTTTGTGGAAACAATATGTGATGCAAACCTTTCAAAACAGGTTTCGCGAACTAATAAATACACTTGATGCTGTTGCCTTTTTAAAACTCGATGAGCGTTTAGTCAAATTTTTTATCGACCGACATAAAAAATCGGGCGTTCATACCTATTCCGGTACACATCAGGATCTGGCTCTTCAACTTAATTCATCGCGCGAAGTGATATCGCGCCTGCTTAAAAAGCTGGAAAAAAACGGAAAAGTTTCACTTTCACGAAATTTTATTGATTTTTCCGGCCTTTTGTGA
- a CDS encoding phosphoglycerate dehydrogenase encodes MFKIQTLNKIDPDGLKLFPLDNYEIASELPNPDAIVLRSFKMHDVEIPSSVKAVARAGAGVNNIPIEKCTENGIVVFNTPGANANGVKEAVIAGMLMASRDYIGAANWAKTLIGQGDAVASLVEQGKKNFAGEEIKGKTLAVIGLGAIGVLAANAASALRMNVIGYDPYMSVKHALKLSREVKVVEGIQVLLQQADFITINIPLLPDTKGYINKDKFAMMKDGVKILNFARGGLVDHADLKVAIESGKVAKYITDFPDEECLKLDNVISIPHLGASTKESETNCAIMAVEQMRDYLENGNIKNSVNFPAAELERNGGSRILIANRNVPNMVSQISTVLAAEGLNIDNMLNKKRDDIAYNIIDVDAEKINDSVKDKLLAIDGIFMVRLINS; translated from the coding sequence ATGTTTAAAATTCAAACTCTGAATAAGATTGACCCCGATGGTCTGAAACTATTCCCACTCGACAATTATGAGATTGCAAGCGAGCTTCCAAATCCGGATGCTATTGTTTTGCGCAGTTTTAAAATGCATGATGTTGAAATTCCTTCGTCGGTAAAAGCTGTTGCAAGAGCCGGCGCAGGTGTAAATAATATTCCAATCGAGAAATGCACCGAGAACGGTATCGTAGTTTTTAATACACCAGGAGCTAATGCCAATGGAGTAAAAGAGGCCGTAATTGCCGGAATGCTTATGGCATCGCGCGATTATATTGGCGCAGCTAACTGGGCAAAAACATTAATCGGACAGGGAGATGCTGTTGCGTCGTTAGTGGAACAAGGTAAAAAGAACTTTGCCGGGGAAGAAATTAAAGGTAAAACACTGGCCGTAATTGGTTTGGGAGCCATTGGTGTTTTGGCAGCAAATGCCGCATCGGCATTGCGGATGAACGTAATTGGTTACGACCCATACATGTCGGTAAAACACGCACTGAAACTAAGCCGCGAAGTAAAAGTGGTTGAAGGTATTCAGGTGTTGTTGCAACAAGCCGATTTTATTACCATTAACATTCCGTTATTACCCGATACTAAAGGCTACATCAACAAAGACAAATTCGCCATGATGAAAGATGGCGTTAAAATTCTGAACTTTGCACGTGGAGGCCTGGTAGATCACGCCGATTTAAAAGTGGCTATCGAGTCGGGTAAAGTGGCCAAATATATTACCGATTTCCCTGATGAAGAATGCCTGAAACTGGATAATGTAATTTCAATTCCTCACCTGGGTGCTTCAACAAAAGAATCGGAAACCAACTGTGCTATTATGGCTGTTGAACAAATGCGCGACTACCTGGAGAACGGGAACATTAAAAACTCGGTAAATTTCCCTGCTGCCGAACTGGAGCGCAACGGTGGAAGCCGTATTTTGATTGCAAACCGCAATGTTCCGAATATGGTTAGCCAGATTTCAACTGTATTGGCTGCCGAAGGATTGAACATTGATAATATGCTGAACAAAAAACGCGACGATATTGCCTATAACATTATCGATGTTGATGCCGAAAAAATTAACGACAGCGTAAAAGATAAACTGTTAGCTATCGATGGAATCTTTATGGTTCGTTTGATCAATTCATAA
- a CDS encoding transketolase translates to MSKSIEVKAADNVRILAAAMVEKAKSGHPGGAMGGADFVNILYSEFLNYDPSDMTWANRDRFFLDPGHMSPMLYGILSLAGFYSMEDVANFRQWGSVTPGHPEVDVERGVENTSGPLGQGHVMAVGAAIAERFLVARFGEWMAHKTYTFISDGGIQEEISQGAGRIAGHLGLNNLIMFYDSNDIQLSTETDEVSTEDTEMKYKAWGWNVVTIIGNDADAIRKALKDAQEETEKPTLIIGKTIMGKGAITDDGASFESQCSTHGQPLSAAGASFAKTIENLGGDPENPFVIFDDVKEYYEKRKAELIEAAAAKKAEQEKWEASNPELAAKLKAFFSKEIPEIDYSKIEQKAGIATRGASATVLSVFAKEVENMIVSSADLSNSDKTDGFLKNTTSFQKGDFSGQFLQAGVCELTMAALMNGMALHGGVIPACGTFFVFSDYMKPAARIAALQELPVKYIWTHDAFRVGEDGPTHQPVEQEAQIRLLEKLQNHSHKNSMLVLRPADGNETTVAWKMAMENTDTPTALILSRQGIKDVTTYESAQGATKGAYILQDCEGTPDVILLASGSEVSTLVAGAELLAKDGVKSRIVSVPSEGLFRTQSAEYQKEVLPAGVTKFGLTAGLPVTLEGLVGMDGKVFGLESFGFSAPAGVLDVKLGYTGENVYNQVKELLA, encoded by the coding sequence ATGAGTAAAAGTATTGAAGTTAAAGCAGCTGATAATGTTCGCATTCTGGCTGCCGCAATGGTTGAAAAAGCAAAATCGGGTCACCCTGGAGGAGCAATGGGCGGAGCAGATTTTGTAAACATCCTTTATTCTGAATTCCTTAATTATGATCCATCGGACATGACATGGGCAAACCGCGACCGTTTTTTCCTCGATCCGGGCCATATGTCTCCAATGCTTTACGGAATTTTATCATTGGCAGGTTTTTACAGCATGGAAGATGTTGCCAATTTCCGTCAGTGGGGAAGCGTAACTCCGGGACACCCTGAAGTTGACGTTGAGCGTGGTGTAGAAAATACATCGGGTCCACTCGGACAAGGCCATGTTATGGCAGTTGGGGCAGCCATTGCCGAGCGCTTTTTAGTAGCTCGTTTTGGCGAGTGGATGGCGCACAAAACATACACATTCATCTCTGATGGAGGTATTCAGGAAGAAATTTCGCAGGGTGCAGGTAGAATTGCCGGTCACCTGGGATTGAACAACCTGATCATGTTCTACGATTCAAACGACATTCAGCTGTCGACAGAAACCGACGAGGTTTCCACTGAAGACACCGAAATGAAATATAAAGCCTGGGGCTGGAATGTGGTAACCATTATTGGTAACGACGCCGATGCCATTCGTAAAGCTTTAAAAGATGCACAGGAAGAAACAGAAAAACCAACCCTGATTATTGGTAAAACAATTATGGGTAAAGGTGCCATTACCGATGATGGTGCAAGTTTCGAAAGCCAGTGCTCTACACACGGTCAGCCATTATCGGCCGCCGGTGCATCATTTGCAAAAACAATCGAGAATTTGGGTGGAGATCCTGAAAATCCATTCGTAATTTTCGACGATGTAAAAGAATACTACGAAAAACGTAAAGCTGAGCTGATTGAAGCTGCAGCAGCGAAAAAAGCTGAGCAAGAAAAATGGGAAGCTTCAAATCCTGAATTGGCAGCAAAACTTAAAGCTTTCTTCTCTAAAGAAATTCCGGAAATCGATTACAGCAAAATTGAACAAAAAGCAGGTATCGCAACACGTGGTGCTTCTGCAACTGTTCTTTCAGTATTTGCCAAAGAGGTTGAAAATATGATCGTGTCGTCTGCCGACCTTTCAAACTCGGATAAAACTGATGGTTTCCTGAAAAATACAACTTCATTTCAAAAAGGCGACTTCAGCGGACAATTCCTGCAGGCAGGTGTTTGCGAATTAACAATGGCCGCGTTAATGAACGGTATGGCACTACACGGTGGTGTAATTCCGGCATGTGGTACTTTCTTCGTATTCAGCGACTATATGAAACCAGCAGCACGTATTGCAGCATTGCAGGAGTTGCCGGTTAAGTATATCTGGACTCACGATGCATTCCGTGTTGGAGAAGATGGTCCTACTCACCAACCGGTTGAACAGGAAGCACAAATTCGCCTGTTGGAGAAATTACAAAACCACAGCCACAAAAACTCAATGTTGGTATTGCGTCCGGCCGATGGTAACGAAACTACTGTTGCATGGAAAATGGCAATGGAAAATACCGATACCCCAACAGCGCTTATCCTTTCGCGCCAGGGAATTAAAGATGTTACTACATATGAATCGGCTCAGGGAGCTACAAAAGGAGCCTACATCCTTCAGGATTGTGAAGGTACACCTGATGTAATTCTGTTGGCCAGCGGTTCGGAAGTAAGTACTTTGGTTGCCGGTGCCGAATTATTGGCCAAAGACGGTGTAAAAAGTCGTATCGTTTCTGTTCCTTCTGAAGGTTTATTCCGCACACAAAGTGCCGAATACCAAAAAGAAGTTCTTCCTGCAGGAGTTACTAAATTTGGTTTAACTGCCGGATTGCCTGTAACACTTGAAGGACTGGTTGGAATGGACGGAAAAGTATTTGGTCTTGAATCATTCGGATTTTCTGCTCCTGCCGGAGTATTAGATGTAAAACTGGGGTATACAGGCGAAAATGTATACAACCAGGTAAAAGAATTATTGGCGTAA
- a CDS encoding PAS domain S-box protein has translation MKNKVDPKIVHLQTVITAIRKIQHLIISGKDPETILEKTCEILVDTRGYHFAWITLFDEKQHTKFFTGSGDVFIINNFRKQATTNSFSDQLWQIISNSSQTVLSDLPEQYIKDLDTTEWTPFLAQIKEEKHILGVLCVAIPAEDSKQPVEEIGLDDLANGLAFALSKFKQHNELKTNEVRYKNLVDSLNDGVLIIQNEITKFVNQSLCRLTGYTERELLENPFITLVAPEERELVIQLYTDFITGKSAQTHYDSAAVTKSGETFPVEVTITHTVFDDKPALMVILHDNSELKKSLEQIKESEEYFRFLSDSAFEGIIVHDKGVILEVNTTLLRLTGYSREEIIGKNLLTEFVDPKDHDKILNRLDSEVVEPYVLSAFKKDGSYRHVEIEAREIQYQGKKVRIAAVRDISERYLLEEQIEKGREKLNRILDNLPGVAYNGLNDADWTLNFVSQGSNQLFGYSPEELTEEKTVKYEDLIHPDDKERIRNTIQKAIDHEESFEVEYRIYTKQNQLKWVWERGKAFSENNNSYVEGFISDITARKKLEIANEMFSKAIEASPVSIFITDKHGFIEYVNPFFEILTGYKSPEVVGKNPSFLTSGNHTEEFYKQISQTIKSGKIWQGEIRNRKKNGELYWEQAVISPIFNNQGIITQFVAVSEDITEKKQTLKELQHAIEIAEHNEARFKALHNASFGGITIHDKGHILDCNHGLSIITGYSHEELIGMDGLLLIAEDQRDLVIKHIEEQYSKPYETVGIRKNGQTYPIRIEGKMIPYNNKIVRVTEFRDITEQKQIEKELVRAKENAEQSDKLKSSFLANMSHEIRTPMNGILGFTELLRDNDLSLQQRTEFIDVIQKSGERMLTTINDIIDISKIESGMVFAHMQDINLPALINELYIFFEQPMKQKGITLKVNENNGNPVTLFHTDPDKLNSILTNLLRNAFKFTSSGSIEFGYSTNNSSINFFVKDTGVGIPQERQQAIFERFVQADIADSRVFEGSGLGLSITKSYTEMLNGTISLESEVGKGTTFYVSLPLQATINSQQTTPSDVELIANDLLENKLKILIAEDDPISIQLLKLLVSDIASEILVANNGKKAVEMAQNTPDINLILMDIKMPVIDGYTATKMIREFNTSVKIIAQSAFAQSEDIQRARDAGCNDFVLKPIVKAKLYESIKHIFKN, from the coding sequence ATGAAAAATAAGGTAGATCCAAAGATCGTACACCTCCAAACCGTAATCACTGCAATCCGAAAAATTCAGCATTTAATCATTTCCGGGAAAGATCCCGAAACCATTCTGGAAAAAACATGTGAGATTTTAGTTGATACACGTGGGTATCATTTTGCTTGGATCACTCTTTTCGATGAAAAACAACATACAAAATTCTTTACCGGATCCGGCGATGTTTTTATAATCAACAATTTCCGGAAGCAAGCTACCACAAACAGCTTTTCCGATCAGCTTTGGCAAATAATTTCAAATTCATCGCAAACGGTTCTATCCGATTTGCCAGAGCAATATATAAAAGACCTCGACACTACTGAATGGACACCATTTCTTGCACAAATAAAAGAAGAGAAACACATATTAGGTGTTTTGTGCGTAGCTATCCCTGCAGAGGATAGCAAACAACCGGTTGAAGAAATTGGATTGGATGATCTGGCAAATGGCCTCGCCTTTGCATTATCAAAATTCAAACAGCACAACGAATTAAAAACCAACGAAGTCCGCTATAAAAATCTGGTAGACTCCTTAAACGACGGTGTTCTTATCATTCAAAACGAGATTACCAAATTTGTTAACCAGTCGCTTTGTCGGTTAACCGGCTACACCGAGAGAGAATTGCTTGAAAACCCATTTATTACATTGGTTGCCCCCGAAGAGCGGGAACTGGTAATACAATTGTATACCGATTTTATTACCGGAAAATCAGCACAAACCCATTACGATTCGGCAGCTGTTACAAAATCGGGAGAAACATTCCCGGTTGAAGTAACAATTACTCATACCGTTTTTGATGATAAGCCGGCTTTGATGGTTATCCTACACGACAACTCGGAGCTAAAAAAATCACTGGAACAAATAAAGGAAAGTGAAGAATATTTTCGTTTCCTTTCGGATTCGGCATTTGAAGGAATAATTGTACACGACAAAGGTGTTATTCTTGAGGTAAATACTACACTGCTTCGACTTACAGGTTACTCGCGCGAAGAAATAATAGGAAAAAACCTACTCACTGAGTTTGTTGACCCAAAAGACCATGATAAAATACTGAATAGGTTAGACAGCGAGGTTGTAGAACCTTATGTTCTTTCGGCATTTAAAAAAGATGGTTCCTACAGACATGTTGAAATTGAGGCACGCGAAATACAGTACCAAGGCAAAAAAGTGCGAATTGCTGCTGTACGCGATATTTCAGAACGTTATCTGCTAGAGGAACAAATAGAAAAAGGCCGCGAAAAGTTAAATCGTATACTCGACAACCTTCCCGGAGTTGCCTACAACGGCTTAAATGATGCAGACTGGACCCTGAATTTTGTAAGCCAGGGGAGTAATCAACTTTTTGGCTACAGCCCCGAAGAACTAACGGAAGAAAAAACGGTAAAATACGAGGATCTCATCCATCCCGACGACAAAGAACGCATTAGAAATACAATTCAGAAAGCTATTGATCATGAAGAATCGTTTGAAGTGGAATACCGTATTTACACCAAACAAAACCAGTTAAAATGGGTTTGGGAACGCGGAAAGGCATTTAGCGAAAATAACAACTCTTATGTTGAAGGTTTTATTAGCGATATCACCGCGCGTAAAAAGCTCGAAATAGCCAACGAGATGTTTTCAAAGGCTATCGAAGCCAGCCCGGTTAGCATTTTTATAACGGATAAACATGGGTTTATTGAATATGTAAATCCTTTTTTCGAAATTTTAACCGGCTATAAAAGCCCTGAGGTAGTTGGAAAAAATCCAAGTTTTCTGACTTCAGGAAATCATACAGAAGAATTCTACAAACAGATTTCGCAAACCATTAAATCGGGTAAAATCTGGCAAGGCGAAATTCGCAACCGGAAAAAGAACGGAGAGCTGTATTGGGAACAAGCCGTTATTTCTCCTATTTTTAACAACCAGGGCATAATTACCCAGTTTGTAGCTGTTAGCGAAGATATTACCGAGAAAAAACAAACCTTAAAAGAACTGCAACATGCGATAGAAATTGCCGAGCACAACGAAGCACGTTTTAAAGCTTTGCACAATGCCTCGTTCGGTGGAATAACCATACACGACAAAGGACATATTTTGGATTGTAACCACGGATTATCTATAATTACCGGCTATTCGCACGAAGAGCTAATAGGTATGGACGGGCTGCTTTTAATTGCAGAAGATCAACGCGACCTGGTAATAAAACATATTGAGGAACAATATTCAAAACCTTATGAAACCGTTGGAATCCGTAAAAACGGGCAAACATACCCAATTCGTATAGAGGGTAAAATGATTCCGTACAACAACAAAATAGTTCGTGTTACTGAATTCAGAGATATTACCGAACAAAAACAAATTGAAAAAGAACTGGTACGGGCCAAAGAAAATGCCGAACAAAGCGATAAGTTAAAATCCTCCTTCCTGGCCAATATGAGTCACGAAATCAGAACACCGATGAACGGTATTTTAGGATTTACAGAATTACTGAGAGACAATGATTTATCTCTCCAACAACGCACAGAGTTTATCGATGTAATTCAAAAAAGTGGAGAAAGAATGCTAACTACCATTAATGATATTATCGATATTTCTAAAATTGAATCGGGGATGGTATTTGCACACATGCAAGACATAAACCTTCCGGCATTGATAAATGAACTGTATATTTTCTTTGAGCAGCCGATGAAGCAGAAAGGCATTACTCTTAAAGTGAACGAAAACAATGGCAACCCGGTAACACTTTTTCACACCGACCCGGACAAGCTCAATTCAATTCTTACCAACCTGTTACGAAACGCCTTCAAATTCACCTCATCTGGCAGCATCGAGTTTGGCTATTCTACTAATAACAGCAGCATAAACTTTTTTGTAAAAGATACTGGTGTTGGAATTCCACAGGAAAGACAACAAGCCATTTTCGAGCGTTTTGTACAGGCCGACATTGCGGACTCGCGAGTGTTTGAAGGTTCGGGGCTGGGCCTTTCCATTACAAAATCGTACACCGAAATGTTAAACGGAACAATCAGCCTTGAATCGGAAGTTGGCAAAGGAACTACCTTTTATGTTTCGCTACCTTTGCAGGCAACAATCAACTCGCAACAAACTACACCTTCTGATGTAGAGTTGATTGCCAATGATTTACTGGAAAATAAATTGAAAATACTGATTGCTGAAGATGATCCCATATCAATTCAGCTACTAAAGCTTTTGGTTAGTGATATTGCATCGGAAATACTGGTTGCCAATAACGGGAAAAAAGCGGTTGAAATGGCCCAAAATACCCCTGACATTAACCTGATTTTGATGGATATTAAAATGCCGGTAATTGATGGGTATACAGCAACAAAAATGATACGGGAATTCAACACATCGGTGAAGATAATCGCACAGTCGGCATTTGCGCAATCGGAAGATATTCAGCGGGCAAGAGATGCCGGTTGCAACGATTTTGTTCTCAAACCAATTGTTAAAGCAAAACTCTATGAATCGATAAAACACATTTTCAAAAATTAA
- a CDS encoding acetate kinase: MNILVINAGSSSIKYQLIDMNTEVPLSSGIVERIGLEMGLIKHKTFVNGSEEKTVEEFPIPDHGVGLKRVAELLTDEKVGVISDPSEIQAVGHRLVHGAETFTETVKITDEVKAKVKELFPLAPLHNPANLIGVEVAEKVFPNAKQVGVFDTAFHQSIPEKAFRYALPEKFYSEMRIRKYGFHGTSHKFISEKAIEYLGNPDAKIVTLHLGNGASMAAVKGGVCVDTTMGMGPLSGLIMGTRSGDIDPAIIFYLANQKGYSVEEISDLLNKESGMKGLTGLTDMRDIEKAYREGDKGSKLALEMYAYRAKQFVGSYAAAMNGLDAIVFTAGIGENDTHIREMVCEEMEFLGITWDEEKDKNRKDGVHEINVDGAKVKVLIIPTNEELEIAKQSLALIK; this comes from the coding sequence ATGAATATTTTAGTAATTAATGCAGGTAGCTCGTCAATTAAATATCAGTTGATTGATATGAACACCGAGGTGCCTTTGTCGAGTGGTATTGTTGAACGGATCGGTCTGGAAATGGGATTGATCAAACACAAAACATTTGTTAACGGTTCGGAAGAGAAGACTGTTGAGGAATTCCCAATTCCTGATCATGGCGTTGGTTTAAAACGTGTTGCCGAATTGCTTACCGACGAAAAAGTGGGAGTTATCAGCGATCCGTCAGAAATTCAGGCTGTTGGTCATCGATTGGTACACGGTGCCGAAACTTTTACCGAAACTGTAAAGATTACTGATGAGGTAAAAGCAAAAGTGAAAGAATTATTCCCGTTGGCACCACTGCACAACCCGGCTAACCTTATTGGTGTTGAGGTAGCAGAGAAAGTATTTCCAAATGCTAAACAGGTGGGTGTATTCGATACTGCTTTTCACCAAAGCATTCCTGAAAAAGCATTCCGTTATGCTTTGCCGGAAAAATTTTATAGCGAAATGCGTATCCGTAAATATGGATTTCACGGAACTTCTCACAAATTTATTTCTGAGAAGGCTATTGAATATTTAGGAAACCCTGATGCAAAAATTGTTACTCTTCACTTGGGTAACGGAGCATCGATGGCTGCTGTAAAAGGTGGTGTTTGTGTTGATACAACCATGGGAATGGGACCATTGAGCGGATTGATTATGGGAACCCGATCGGGCGATATCGATCCGGCTATTATTTTTTATCTGGCAAATCAAAAGGGATATTCGGTAGAAGAAATTTCAGATTTGTTGAATAAGGAAAGCGGAATGAAAGGACTGACTGGTCTTACAGATATGCGTGATATCGAAAAAGCTTACAGAGAAGGCGATAAAGGTTCAAAACTTGCCCTTGAAATGTATGCCTACCGCGCAAAACAGTTTGTAGGAAGTTATGCCGCAGCAATGAATGGTCTGGATGCAATTGTTTTTACTGCAGGTATTGGCGAGAATGACACTCATATTCGCGAGATGGTGTGTGAAGAAATGGAGTTCCTTGGTATTACCTGGGACGAAGAAAAAGATAAGAACCGTAAAGATGGTGTTCACGAAATTAACGTGGATGGCGCAAAAGTTAAAGTTCTTATTATCCCAACCAACGAAGAGTTGGAGATTGCAAAACAATCGTTGGCACTTATCAAATAA